From Mariprofundus sp. NF, one genomic window encodes:
- a CDS encoding ATP-binding protein: protein MWSNTLSRSSLAVVVAIIFIIVVVLFHNPDRLLSDERAHLNSQITASLDAIKNDLDTDLQHLAYSTLFIVDQARLHNPFGSSDDTSIFAEDFISLLTTSAFFDQLRLIDSQGMERIRANYNGGDPSLSDDDQLQNKSSRYYFQDTMKLAEHEVFLSPLDLNIENGRVEQPFKPTLRIGMPSFNYRGEKEGIIMINVLAAALIKHFSDRAKLVPAQQVSWLNGDGYWFAGEEESKLWGFMYESTKNNSFAALHPQIWKSIATAEQGTITAEGGTYLYTTISPYDAFSHAKTMHLNTARPYKWKIIAYYSDDFIHHYTAEKRFSSQLIMLLSGLLLVAIFLLFGFWYRQHLIKVETEKSASKNEQERLRMKSTGIIAGGIAHEFNNILSAVTANLYLLRTNSGDPERNMRALNSMDRLVERATRLVKYLLTFSRHGFRSNEQINLSKLAATVTQLAIEEMPERYQCEINISPDIEIIGDNEKVSAMLKELISNADDAIKNSAQPQLSVKLEMIEKNFESSPDQNQTGSFAMITVKDNGIGISEENLPHIYDPFFTTKEPGKGTGLGLSAVLGTVKVHHGEIEIESRENLGSEIRVYLPLSPQESPSDVA from the coding sequence ATGTGGTCCAATACTCTGAGCCGAAGTAGCCTGGCCGTAGTTGTTGCGATCATCTTTATCATTGTTGTTGTCCTGTTTCATAATCCTGATCGACTGCTATCGGATGAACGGGCACATCTGAACAGTCAGATCACAGCATCGCTTGATGCCATCAAAAATGATCTCGATACCGACCTGCAGCATCTGGCCTACTCCACGCTGTTTATCGTAGATCAGGCACGGCTGCATAACCCCTTTGGTTCATCTGATGATACCAGCATTTTTGCTGAAGATTTCATCTCACTGCTCACGACATCTGCATTTTTTGATCAACTGCGTCTAATTGATAGCCAGGGCATGGAGCGCATTCGTGCCAATTACAATGGTGGCGACCCAAGCCTCTCCGATGATGATCAGCTGCAGAACAAAAGCAGCCGCTACTACTTTCAGGATACCATGAAACTGGCTGAACATGAGGTGTTTCTTTCGCCGCTGGATCTGAACATTGAAAACGGCCGTGTCGAGCAACCCTTTAAACCCACATTAAGAATCGGCATGCCCTCATTCAACTATCGCGGCGAGAAAGAGGGCATTATCATGATCAACGTGCTGGCCGCAGCGTTGATAAAACACTTCTCCGATCGTGCTAAACTCGTGCCTGCACAACAGGTTTCATGGCTCAATGGAGACGGCTACTGGTTTGCCGGAGAAGAGGAGTCCAAGCTCTGGGGCTTCATGTATGAGAGCACCAAAAACAACTCTTTCGCAGCACTTCATCCGCAGATATGGAAATCAATAGCCACAGCTGAACAGGGTACTATTACGGCAGAGGGGGGTACTTATCTCTATACCACCATCTCCCCGTATGATGCCTTCTCTCACGCCAAAACCATGCACCTGAATACAGCACGGCCCTACAAGTGGAAAATCATCGCCTACTATTCCGATGACTTTATTCATCACTATACAGCAGAGAAACGCTTTTCCAGCCAGCTTATCATGCTTCTCTCAGGCCTGCTGCTCGTTGCCATCTTTCTTCTCTTCGGCTTCTGGTATCGCCAACATCTGATCAAAGTAGAAACAGAGAAGTCTGCCAGCAAAAACGAGCAGGAACGGTTGCGCATGAAATCAACAGGCATTATTGCCGGCGGCATTGCCCACGAATTTAACAATATTCTCTCAGCCGTGACGGCCAATCTCTACCTGTTGAGAACCAACAGTGGTGATCCCGAACGTAACATGCGCGCATTAAATAGTATGGATCGCCTTGTTGAGCGGGCAACCCGGCTTGTTAAATATCTACTCACCTTTTCCCGCCATGGCTTTAGATCCAATGAGCAGATCAATCTATCCAAGCTGGCCGCCACAGTTACCCAACTTGCTATAGAAGAGATGCCAGAGCGATATCAATGTGAGATTAATATATCGCCGGATATAGAAATTATCGGAGACAATGAAAAAGTGAGTGCCATGCTTAAAGAGCTGATCAGCAACGCTGACGATGCCATAAAAAATAGCGCGCAACCGCAACTATCCGTCAAACTTGAGATGATTGAAAAAAACTTTGAAAGTAGCCCGGATCAAAACCAGACCGGCAGCTTTGCCATGATTACAGTGAAGGACAATGGCATAGGCATCAGTGAGGAGAACCTGCCACACATCTATGACCCATTCTTCACCACCAAAGAACCCGGCAAGGGCACCGGTCTTGGCCTCTCTGCAGTGCTGGGCACAGTAAAAGTTCATCATGGTGAGATTGAAATAGAGAGTCGTGAAAATCTGGGTAGCGAGATAAGGGTCTATTTGCCACTATCGCCCCAAGAGAGCCCATCCGACGTGGCATAA
- a CDS encoding AsmA family protein yields MGKVLRNLLLFIVLLAVLLFVAPMLIPSDALKRVVEEQASRATGLPVEVAEVSIRLLPSAQVVMAELQLGKTADQTPILHAASGSASLSLMPLLSGELQLNGIDFTALAIQIPHYSGSKEAVLRINRVTGQLHLNLNSARLNGLKAELYGGEVNLDADVALANNSSVSITGRTKVHGVQIEALLADLGSRHQLSGRLSAELDITASGASAMALQQGLQIDGPVRTRSGKVMFNGITAGYDLIRFNLQTRGMNHHLNSIEAFSPLINATGDLLVTGNYRLSGRLKAAGMPGLSGEAVVGGTIDQPQLMPVAAPAAASMGLTPAY; encoded by the coding sequence ATGGGGAAAGTGTTGCGTAATCTACTGCTGTTTATTGTGCTGCTGGCCGTGCTGCTGTTTGTGGCTCCGATGTTGATTCCCTCTGATGCACTCAAGCGTGTTGTTGAGGAGCAGGCATCCAGAGCCACCGGCCTGCCTGTTGAGGTTGCAGAGGTCTCAATCCGACTACTCCCCTCTGCGCAGGTGGTCATGGCAGAGCTGCAGCTGGGTAAAACAGCTGATCAAACTCCGATTCTGCATGCGGCTTCGGGCAGCGCATCCCTTAGTCTGATGCCACTGCTTAGTGGTGAGCTGCAGCTTAATGGCATCGATTTCACAGCATTGGCGATTCAGATTCCTCACTACAGTGGTTCAAAGGAGGCTGTTCTGCGCATCAACAGGGTAACAGGGCAGCTGCATCTGAATCTCAACAGTGCCAGACTAAACGGGTTAAAGGCCGAGCTCTATGGCGGTGAAGTGAATCTGGATGCGGATGTTGCTCTTGCAAACAATAGCTCTGTTTCAATCACTGGCCGGACTAAAGTGCATGGCGTCCAGATAGAGGCGCTGCTTGCCGATCTCGGTTCGCGTCATCAGTTGAGTGGCAGGTTAAGTGCGGAGCTGGATATCACTGCCAGTGGTGCTTCTGCTATGGCGCTGCAACAGGGGTTGCAGATTGATGGTCCTGTGCGCACGCGTTCGGGTAAGGTGATGTTTAACGGTATCACCGCTGGATATGACTTGATTCGCTTTAACCTGCAGACACGGGGTATGAATCATCACCTCAATAGCATTGAAGCCTTCTCTCCGCTGATCAATGCAACCGGTGATCTGCTGGTAACCGGCAACTACAGATTGAGTGGCAGACTGAAGGCTGCAGGAATGCCAGGGCTCTCCGGTGAGGCAGTGGTTGGTGGAACAATTGACCAGCCGCAGCTGATGCCAGTCGCCGCACCTGCCGCCGCCAGCATGGGACTTACTCCCGCTTATTAG
- a CDS encoding OmpA family protein: MKRVMLLMVAVSFGLVGCASNPDDPNKHTKEKAAMGAAIGAIAGAVIGHQQDRSGGALRGALIGGAAGGVIGAGAGRYMDNQEAEFKRVLAEERRANQIEIERLQNENLKITMNSEVSFAYNSAQLTPAFHSSLDKVADILTRYPRTTIKITGHTDSRGSAEYNQQLSVQRAQAVGWYLSDRGVDSRRVVTDGRGEMQPRATNESEAGRQLNRRVEMLIVPDSDIQ; the protein is encoded by the coding sequence ATGAAAAGAGTCATGTTGTTGATGGTGGCAGTAAGTTTTGGCCTGGTCGGGTGTGCAAGTAACCCTGATGATCCAAATAAGCATACCAAAGAGAAAGCTGCGATGGGTGCTGCGATTGGTGCGATTGCCGGTGCTGTAATTGGCCATCAGCAGGATCGCTCCGGTGGTGCACTGCGCGGTGCACTGATTGGTGGTGCAGCCGGTGGTGTGATCGGAGCCGGTGCAGGTCGTTATATGGATAATCAGGAAGCTGAGTTCAAACGTGTGTTGGCAGAAGAGCGCCGCGCCAATCAGATTGAGATTGAACGACTGCAGAATGAGAACCTGAAGATTACCATGAACTCTGAAGTTTCATTCGCATATAACTCTGCGCAGCTGACACCTGCATTCCACTCATCACTGGATAAGGTGGCCGATATTTTGACTCGTTATCCACGCACCACCATCAAGATTACCGGCCATACCGACAGTCGCGGTTCTGCTGAATACAATCAGCAGCTCTCTGTGCAGCGTGCGCAGGCAGTTGGATGGTATCTCTCTGATCGCGGTGTTGATTCCAGACGCGTAGTTACCGATGGACGTGGAGAGATGCAGCCACGGGCGACCAATGAGAGTGAGGCGGGCAGGCAGCTCAACCGTCGTGTTGAGATGCTGATCGTTCCGGATTCGGATATTCAGTAA
- a CDS encoding AI-2E family transporter, with amino-acid sequence MGSHNSINILIPAAAFVVVVAGMQAATDMLVPFLLAAFLAIICLPPLKWLTDRGLSAAISVLTIAMTLILLGTLLGIFVGASIADFSTNLPTYQARLNDQVAALITWLSGYGIHLNTQMLHDRFDPSVALGMAGNLLSGFGNALANTFLIVLTVIFLLIEAAALPHKWRAIGDKAPSTIGIEKFLSSVNSYLAIKSWVSMATGTCITLWLTLLGVDHAILWGLVAFLFNFVPNIGSIIAAIPAVLLALVQLGVGDAVLTGLGFIVVNIVMGNVIEPRFMGKGVGLSTLIVFVSLVFWGWILGPVGMLLSVPLTMIVKLALEANEDTQWISVLLGPDIEPEERIDKE; translated from the coding sequence ATGGGTTCCCACAACAGCATCAACATCCTGATTCCCGCCGCCGCATTTGTGGTGGTGGTTGCAGGCATGCAGGCGGCTACCGACATGCTGGTGCCATTCCTGCTTGCCGCTTTTCTCGCCATTATCTGCCTGCCACCACTGAAGTGGCTGACTGATCGTGGCCTCTCGGCAGCCATATCGGTGCTGACCATCGCCATGACACTGATCCTGCTCGGAACCCTGCTCGGCATCTTTGTCGGCGCCTCCATTGCCGATTTCTCAACCAACCTTCCCACCTATCAGGCTCGCCTGAATGATCAGGTTGCAGCCCTGATCACCTGGCTCTCCGGCTACGGGATCCATCTCAACACACAGATGTTACATGATCGCTTTGATCCCTCAGTAGCGCTTGGCATGGCGGGCAACCTGCTCTCCGGATTCGGCAACGCGCTGGCCAATACCTTTCTGATTGTACTGACGGTGATCTTCCTGCTTATTGAAGCGGCGGCCCTGCCACACAAATGGCGCGCGATTGGTGATAAAGCACCATCCACCATCGGCATCGAAAAATTCCTGAGCAGTGTGAACTCCTATCTGGCTATCAAGAGCTGGGTCAGCATGGCCACCGGCACATGCATCACCCTCTGGCTAACACTGCTGGGTGTGGATCACGCCATTCTCTGGGGACTGGTGGCATTCCTGTTTAATTTTGTTCCCAATATTGGGTCGATTATTGCCGCTATACCTGCGGTTCTGCTGGCGCTGGTGCAGCTGGGCGTTGGTGACGCGGTGCTGACCGGACTCGGTTTTATCGTCGTAAATATTGTCATGGGTAACGTCATTGAACCGCGATTCATGGGTAAAGGTGTTGGCCTCTCCACGCTGATCGTCTTTGTTTCACTGGTCTTCTGGGGCTGGATTCTCGGCCCTGTCGGTATGTTGCTCTCTGTGCCACTGACCATGATTGTGAAGTTGGCACTGGAAGCGAATGAAGATACGCAGTGGATCTCCGTCCTGCTCGGCCCTGACATTGAACCTGAAGAGCGCATCGACAAAGAATAG
- a CDS encoding cold-shock protein produces the protein MATGTVKWFNDSKGFGFIAQDDGGDDVFVHFSAIQGDGFKSLAEGQKVEFEVEDGQKGPQARNVYPQ, from the coding sequence ATGGCAACAGGTACAGTAAAGTGGTTCAATGACTCTAAAGGTTTTGGTTTTATCGCACAGGATGACGGCGGTGACGACGTATTCGTTCACTTCTCAGCAATTCAGGGTGATGGCTTCAAATCTTTGGCTGAAGGCCAGAAAGTAGAATTCGAAGTTGAAGATGGACAGAAGGGCCCACAGGCTCGTAACGTTTACCCTCAGTAA
- the trmFO gene encoding methylenetetrahydrofolate--tRNA-(uracil(54)-C(5))-methyltransferase (FADH(2)-oxidizing) TrmFO: MSNIQTVTIIGAGLAGSEAAWQLAKRGVPVRLHEMRPVKMTPAHNTGNCAELVCSNTFRADHLENAVGLLHEEMRRMDSLIMDCGDKARIPAGTALAVDREQFSEMVTAALRAEPLIEFIEGEVTEIPADGLVLIASGPLTSDGLYDEIQKLTGIDRLCFFDAIAPVLDAESINMDICYWKNRYDKNVEEGEAGDYLNCPMNAEQYKAFIAELVSAEKVAFKDFEDIPFFEGCMPIEEMAERGEDTPRFGPMKPVGLDHPETGEKAYAVVQLRRDNRMGSLLNMVGFQTKMTYGEQKRVFTMIPGLENAEFFRLGSLHRNTFIKSPDLLDGTLRLKSDPRVLFAGQITGVEGYVESASMGLMAGRFLAALAQGEEPEAPPENTAHGALLAHISQTRTADFQPMNINFGLLPPGKKREGKRRFSRAERRRSVSDIALLALDEWLNPSS; the protein is encoded by the coding sequence ATGAGTAATATACAAACTGTAACCATTATTGGCGCCGGACTTGCCGGTTCAGAAGCGGCCTGGCAGCTGGCCAAACGTGGCGTGCCGGTGCGCTTGCATGAGATGCGGCCTGTGAAAATGACACCGGCCCACAATACCGGCAACTGTGCTGAACTTGTCTGCTCCAACACCTTCCGCGCCGATCATCTGGAGAATGCTGTAGGTCTGCTGCATGAAGAGATGCGGCGCATGGATTCGCTGATCATGGATTGTGGTGACAAAGCGCGTATCCCTGCCGGAACCGCACTGGCGGTGGATCGCGAGCAGTTCTCCGAGATGGTGACTGCAGCGCTGCGTGCGGAACCACTGATCGAATTTATTGAGGGTGAAGTCACAGAGATCCCTGCTGATGGCCTGGTGCTGATCGCCTCGGGTCCACTCACCTCCGATGGCCTCTATGATGAGATTCAGAAATTGACGGGTATAGATCGTCTCTGTTTCTTTGATGCGATTGCGCCGGTGCTTGATGCTGAATCGATTAACATGGATATCTGCTACTGGAAAAACCGCTACGATAAAAATGTCGAAGAGGGTGAGGCAGGTGATTATCTCAACTGTCCGATGAATGCCGAGCAGTACAAGGCGTTTATCGCCGAGCTGGTCAGCGCTGAGAAGGTGGCGTTTAAAGATTTCGAGGACATTCCCTTTTTCGAGGGTTGCATGCCGATCGAAGAGATGGCCGAGCGTGGTGAAGACACGCCGCGTTTCGGGCCGATGAAACCGGTCGGGCTGGATCATCCTGAAACTGGCGAGAAGGCGTACGCCGTGGTACAGCTCAGGCGTGATAACCGTATGGGTTCACTGCTGAATATGGTCGGCTTCCAGACCAAAATGACCTACGGGGAGCAGAAGCGCGTTTTTACCATGATTCCGGGCTTAGAGAATGCCGAGTTTTTCCGACTCGGTTCGCTGCATCGCAATACCTTTATCAAATCGCCCGACCTGCTTGATGGCACGCTTCGCCTGAAATCTGATCCGCGCGTTCTCTTCGCCGGTCAGATTACCGGTGTGGAGGGTTATGTGGAGTCGGCCTCCATGGGTTTGATGGCTGGGCGTTTCCTTGCTGCCCTTGCTCAGGGTGAAGAGCCCGAAGCACCACCGGAGAACACCGCGCACGGTGCACTTCTGGCGCATATTTCCCAGACCAGAACCGCAGACTTTCAGCCGATGAATATCAATTTCGGCCTGTTGCCTCCGGGTAAAAAACGCGAAGGCAAACGCCGCTTCTCAAGAGCTGAGCGCAGGCGTTCGGTCTCTGATATTGCACTGCTCGCACTGGATGAATGGTTAAACCCCTCCTCTTAG
- a CDS encoding CDP-alcohol phosphatidyltransferase family protein — protein sequence MNDRILNIPNILTLARIVITPFIVFAILEGEATFALVLMGIAGITDMLDGAIARHFNQRSIVGAFMDPLADKLMLLSTIVTLFFINEIPLFLFLAVVFRDLVIMVGAIAYEVVTGKLEMLPTMSSKITTVLQITLVLTVLADMAWQLPAELFSQTVIWTTFAFTCISGVQYMVVWMRKAVTDEDAA from the coding sequence GTGAACGATCGCATCCTCAATATCCCGAACATTCTGACGCTGGCCCGCATCGTCATTACCCCCTTTATTGTCTTTGCAATTCTGGAGGGCGAGGCTACCTTTGCACTGGTTCTGATGGGTATTGCCGGCATCACCGATATGCTTGATGGCGCCATTGCCCGCCACTTCAACCAGCGCAGCATTGTCGGCGCATTTATGGATCCACTGGCAGATAAGCTGATGCTGCTGAGCACCATCGTTACTCTCTTTTTCATCAACGAGATCCCTCTGTTTCTCTTTCTTGCCGTGGTCTTCCGCGATCTGGTGATTATGGTCGGCGCCATCGCTTATGAGGTGGTCACCGGCAAACTGGAGATGCTGCCCACCATGAGCTCCAAGATCACCACGGTACTACAGATCACACTGGTGCTGACCGTGCTCGCCGATATGGCCTGGCAGTTGCCTGCTGAACTTTTCTCTCAGACCGTCATCTGGACAACCTTTGCCTTCACCTGCATCTCAGGTGTTCAGTATATGGTGGTATGGATGCGTAAAGCGGTCACCGACGAAGACGCAGCCTGA
- a CDS encoding ClpXP protease specificity-enhancing factor SspB, translating to MSLSFADAAKAKQLREYFAEHGRIYIVVDATSDDVDVPDSLKGDPALRLVLNSRMPQIIHIREDSLESNFSFSGVSYPCKIPMFKIWAAYLPEGDLEQGIIWDDCVPEMIRAIVKAVRSNMSDEELEADVSEEMQASAPEANNADAAPTSMITVIEGGGSKADGQSDEPAKERKKGHLRIVK from the coding sequence ATGAGCTTAAGCTTCGCAGATGCCGCCAAAGCCAAACAGCTGCGGGAATATTTCGCCGAACATGGCCGTATCTATATTGTAGTAGATGCCACCAGCGATGATGTGGATGTTCCTGATTCACTCAAAGGTGATCCGGCTCTGCGCCTGGTACTTAACTCCCGCATGCCTCAGATCATTCATATCCGGGAAGATTCCCTTGAGTCCAACTTCTCTTTTTCCGGTGTCTCCTACCCCTGCAAAATACCGATGTTCAAGATCTGGGCTGCCTATCTTCCTGAGGGTGATCTGGAGCAGGGCATTATCTGGGACGACTGTGTACCAGAGATGATCAGAGCCATTGTTAAAGCGGTACGCAGCAATATGAGTGATGAAGAGCTTGAGGCCGATGTGAGTGAAGAGATGCAGGCCTCAGCACCGGAAGCCAACAATGCCGATGCTGCGCCCACCTCAATGATCACAGTGATTGAAGGCGGCGGCTCAAAAGCTGATGGTCAATCGGATGAGCCTGCAAAAGAGCGTAAAAAAGGTCACCTGAGGATCGTAAAATGA
- a CDS encoding sterol desaturase family protein produces MDEPTLRLTAFITIFGCMALAQAMAPRRPLRFGYRRWPANLGIILIDILIVRLLFPAGAVGTALWAEANGIGLFNAIELPANAEIAISVILLDLIIYCQHLIFHAVPLLWRLHRVHHADCDIDVTTGLRFHPIEILLSMLIKLSFVIALGAPATAVVIFEIVLNGMAMFNHANFKLPEKMDALIRLLLVTPDVHRIHHSVIPTETDSNFGFNLSIWDRLFGTWQEQPRLGHEKMSIGLETLQQAPTHNLFYMLRLPFQGKLGQYPKPDHQQEKRDV; encoded by the coding sequence ATGGATGAACCGACCCTCAGACTCACCGCCTTTATAACCATCTTTGGTTGTATGGCACTGGCTCAGGCTATGGCCCCTCGTCGGCCACTGCGCTTTGGTTATCGCCGCTGGCCAGCCAATCTCGGCATTATTCTTATTGATATCCTGATCGTGCGCCTGCTCTTTCCAGCCGGTGCTGTCGGTACTGCGCTCTGGGCTGAGGCAAACGGGATTGGGCTGTTTAACGCTATCGAGCTGCCTGCCAACGCAGAGATTGCCATCTCAGTCATCCTTCTCGATCTGATCATCTACTGCCAGCATCTCATCTTCCATGCTGTACCACTGTTGTGGCGACTGCACAGGGTACATCACGCTGATTGTGATATTGATGTCACTACCGGCCTGCGCTTTCACCCGATTGAGATCCTGTTATCGATGCTGATCAAGCTCTCATTTGTTATCGCGCTCGGCGCCCCTGCCACTGCTGTGGTTATTTTTGAAATTGTTCTCAACGGCATGGCGATGTTCAACCATGCCAATTTCAAGCTTCCTGAAAAGATGGATGCTCTGATTCGGCTACTGCTGGTCACCCCTGATGTGCATCGTATTCACCACTCGGTCATCCCAACAGAGACCGACAGCAACTTCGGTTTCAACCTCAGCATCTGGGACCGCCTGTTCGGCACATGGCAGGAGCAGCCCAGGCTCGGGCATGAGAAGATGAGCATCGGGCTGGAGACCCTACAACAGGCTCCCACCCATAATCTGTTCTATATGCTGCGCTTGCCGTTTCAAGGTAAGTTGGGCCAGTATCCGAAACCAGATCACCAACAGGAGAAGCGAGATGTGTGA
- a CDS encoding YajD family HNH nuclease: MGNESYREQALKLYPWVCGRCGRDFAGKQLKELTVHHRDHNHSNNPPDGSNWELLCIYCHDNEHQRYMEADAQGDIKRDEASGSSFKGLAGLAALLKEKE, translated from the coding sequence ATGGGCAACGAGAGTTATCGAGAACAGGCACTGAAGTTATACCCATGGGTCTGCGGCCGTTGTGGACGGGACTTTGCAGGCAAGCAGTTGAAAGAGTTGACCGTGCACCATCGGGACCACAACCACAGCAACAACCCGCCCGACGGCAGCAACTGGGAACTGCTCTGCATCTACTGCCACGATAATGAACATCAGCGATATATGGAGGCTGATGCACAGGGTGATATCAAACGCGATGAGGCCAGTGGTTCGAGCTTCAAAGGGCTGGCCGGACTGGCTGCGTTGTTAAAAGAGAAGGAATAA
- a CDS encoding M3 family metallopeptidase: protein MNDSTTNPILKGITTELPLFDQIRPEHVLPAIDAELDRARQVVTGLTDISNPDWDSLMLPLEQIEESLGRVWGPVGHLNAVCDSEELRPIYQQGVAKMTEWSSELAQNEALYAAIRKVADRDDFPSLSQERRQVIEHALRDFKLSGAELEGDAKARFKAIQMKLSELTTAFGQHVLDATQAFELHITEAADVAGLPESILASAAQRAAQSDREGGWLITLDAPSYVPFMQFAEKRELRETMYRQYVTRASSGELDNTPVIVEILALRAEAASLLDFEHYAASSLASKMATDVDEVTGFLRELAAKSRPIAEQEFAELQTFAAAELGLDDLQAWDVAYAAERLRLKTYAISQEELKPYFPEKSVVNGMFGLVEKLYGISIRENENVPKWHASVRYFELFDSSGEQIAAFYLDPYARAHKRGGAWMDECIVRWRKPDGSLQLPVAYLVCNFDAPVGDRPALWTHDEVTTLFHEFGHGLHHMLTSVSELGVSGIRGVPWDAVELPSQFMENFCWERQVVELFAKHYESGETLPEALFDKMLAAKNFQSAMIMLRQIEFALFDVLLHSEYDPAGSESVQQLLDRVRSEVSVISPPAFNRFQNSFSHIFAGGYAAGYYSYKWAEVLSADVYATFEEEGVLNAETAGRLRKELLSIGGSKEIMDAFVAFRGRKPSVDALLRHSGLAGNEGE from the coding sequence ATGAATGACTCTACTACCAACCCGATCCTGAAAGGGATCACCACTGAACTTCCACTTTTTGATCAGATCAGACCTGAACATGTGCTGCCGGCTATTGATGCCGAACTTGATCGTGCACGTCAGGTTGTTACCGGACTGACCGATATTTCCAACCCCGACTGGGATTCACTGATGCTGCCGCTTGAGCAGATTGAGGAGTCACTGGGGCGTGTCTGGGGGCCGGTCGGCCACCTCAACGCGGTCTGTGATTCTGAAGAGCTGCGTCCGATCTACCAGCAGGGTGTGGCGAAGATGACCGAGTGGTCGAGTGAGCTGGCGCAGAATGAGGCGCTCTATGCGGCGATCCGCAAGGTGGCGGATCGGGATGATTTTCCAAGCTTGTCTCAAGAGCGGCGACAGGTGATTGAACATGCATTGCGTGATTTCAAACTCTCCGGTGCTGAGCTTGAGGGTGATGCCAAAGCGCGATTTAAAGCCATTCAGATGAAACTCTCTGAGTTGACCACGGCATTCGGTCAGCATGTGCTTGATGCCACGCAGGCTTTTGAACTGCACATCACCGAGGCGGCTGATGTTGCCGGGCTACCGGAATCTATTCTCGCCTCTGCGGCGCAGCGTGCTGCGCAGTCAGACAGAGAGGGCGGCTGGCTGATTACCCTTGATGCCCCCTCCTATGTGCCGTTTATGCAGTTTGCCGAGAAGCGGGAGCTGCGCGAAACGATGTATCGGCAATATGTGACCCGCGCTTCAAGCGGTGAGTTGGACAATACGCCGGTGATTGTTGAGATCCTTGCTCTGCGTGCGGAGGCTGCTTCTCTGCTCGATTTTGAACACTACGCGGCATCATCGCTGGCCAGCAAGATGGCGACAGATGTGGATGAGGTGACCGGTTTCCTGCGTGAACTGGCAGCCAAAAGCAGACCGATTGCCGAGCAGGAGTTTGCTGAACTGCAGACCTTTGCCGCGGCAGAGCTGGGGCTGGATGATCTGCAGGCCTGGGATGTGGCCTATGCTGCTGAGAGGCTGCGTCTGAAAACCTATGCGATTTCACAGGAGGAGCTTAAGCCCTACTTCCCTGAAAAGAGTGTTGTGAACGGTATGTTCGGGCTGGTGGAGAAGCTCTACGGTATCTCAATCCGTGAGAATGAGAACGTGCCGAAATGGCATGCGAGTGTTCGCTACTTCGAACTGTTCGATAGCAGTGGTGAGCAGATCGCAGCCTTCTATCTCGATCCCTATGCGCGAGCCCATAAACGTGGTGGTGCATGGATGGATGAGTGCATTGTGCGTTGGCGCAAACCCGATGGCTCCCTGCAGCTGCCGGTGGCCTATCTGGTCTGCAACTTCGATGCGCCAGTTGGTGATAGACCAGCGCTGTGGACCCATGATGAGGTGACCACGCTGTTCCATGAGTTCGGCCATGGCCTGCACCATATGCTGACCTCGGTCTCTGAGCTGGGTGTATCCGGTATCCGTGGCGTGCCGTGGGATGCCGTTGAATTGCCTAGTCAGTTTATGGAGAACTTCTGCTGGGAGCGGCAGGTGGTAGAGCTCTTTGCTAAACATTACGAGTCAGGCGAGACGCTGCCTGAAGCCCTGTTTGATAAGATGCTGGCGGCAAAGAATTTCCAGTCGGCAATGATTATGTTGCGCCAGATTGAATTTGCCCTGTTCGATGTGCTGCTGCACAGTGAGTATGATCCGGCAGGCAGTGAGTCGGTGCAGCAACTTCTGGATCGGGTGCGCAGTGAGGTGTCGGTGATTTCACCGCCCGCCTTCAACCGTTTCCAGAACAGTTTTAGCCATATCTTTGCCGGTGGTTATGCGGCGGGTTACTACTCGTATAAGTGGGCCGAAGTGCTGTCGGCCGATGTTTATGCCACCTTTGAAGAGGAGGGTGTGCTCAATGCCGAGACTGCAGGACGTCTGCGTAAGGAGCTGCTCAGTATTGGCGGCAGTAAGGAGATCATGGATGCCTTCGTGGCCTTCCGTGGCCGCAAGCCAAGTGTGGATGCGCTGCTGCGTCACTCCGGCCTTGCCGGAAATGAAGGAGAATAG